The following coding sequences lie in one Spea bombifrons isolate aSpeBom1 chromosome 5, aSpeBom1.2.pri, whole genome shotgun sequence genomic window:
- the DHX34 gene encoding probable ATP-dependent RNA helicase DHX34: MERDRSSHQWDWNYPHTRRRLEDLFFSEGGYIKSGSEESKEFWLFFERFQRFQNHQKPDRRSNENSSREESGLTLIDLPKVYDPRYRINVSIVLSRDLEKVLHGHHKEKGRSSRDYGDFPKEKLAEFKKAILHYLDFTQKQSFGKLVKLRKERSSLPIFQYREKIVRLMKEHQVVVVAGDTGCGKSTQVPQYLLAAGFGHIACTQPRRIACISLAKRVGFESLNQYGSKVGYQIRFESSRSPATKIVFLTEGLLLRQIQKDPEVPQYQVLIVDEVHERHLHSDFLLGVLQRLLPLRPDLKVILMSATINIKLFSGYFDQAPVLQVPGRLFPIQVLYQPIPQEEKASKTEKLDPRPYLRVLQSIDHKYPAEERGDLLIFLSGVTEISSVLEAVQVYATQTQRWIVLPLHSTLSIAEQDKVFDLAPPGVRKCIISTNIAETSVTIDGVRFVLDSGKVKEMSFDPKAKMQRLQEFWISRASAEQRKGRAGRTGPGVCYRLYAESDYDAFAPYPVPEIQRVALDALLLQMKSMDLGDPRSFPFIEQPPMSSIETAIFYLRDQGALDSNEELTPIGKLLAKLPVDVVIGKMLILGSLFTLLEPVLTIAAALSVQSPFLRSATNNPECATARKPLESDHGDPFTLLNVFNEWIQMKSSRSSNSRKWCRRRGLEEQRLYEMANLRRQFKELLKDHRMLEESEAHVGDRNSRQRQHRERKELHQLKRQHERSEKQKRKVLKLQDQDNGSSSDGEERSNPNKEDNVDIQDIKFKLRHNVDQLRASSAGQELSSAQLSLLKLIVCHGLYPQLAVPDSFNSCRKDSDQVFHTKSKHGIVLHPTSVFSSNPELLQVDSNQEEVTPADSKKKGQSSKHQIVGFVSLLETNKPYLVNCVRMPALHGFLLLARSLDTSADCCRIVCDSWMEINVEEPEEALRLISEAVRLRLAWEKLLKSRLEMSSGREDSQKDDERRKRREINCLAQSLVDFVKSKVVYSVRRLAALETQNLYVGPQTMTSVPCLPGVFSNEDMKPDPVKGGYQVTSFMTYNCLLNDTDFYSDCLRSFWTCPRCGLYMPFTPMERMAHQNTCAEESNAGESSDHASKATSVTPLHKSYRCDICQQDLMLTPTEILRHKRQHLSST, from the exons ATGGAGAGAGACAGAAGCAGCCATCAGTGGGACTGGAACTATCCTCATACTCGAAGGCGCCTTGAAGACCTGTTTTTTAGTGAAGGAGGTTACATTAAAAGTGGCTCAGAGGAAAGTAAAGAGTTCTGGCTATTTTTTGAGCGTTTTCAAAGATTCCAAAATCACCAGAAACCTGACAGGAGAAGTAACGAAAACAGCTCAAGGGAAGAAAGCGGTTTAACGTTGATTGACCTTCCCAAGGTCTATGACCCAAGATACCGTATTAATGTTTCCATTGTCCTCAGCAGAGACCTTGAAAAAGTTCTTCATGGACATCACAAAGAAAAAGGACGTAGCTCAAGAGATTATGGTGACTTTCCTAAGGAAAAGCTTGCTGAGTTTAAGAAAGCTATTCTCCATTACCTGGACTTTACCCAGAAACAAAGCTTTGGTAAATTAGTTAAGCTCCGAAAAGAAAGGTCAAGCTTGCCAATCTTTCAGTACAGGGAGAAGATTGTTCGTTTGATGAAGGAGCATCAGGTTGTGGTGGTGGCAGGAGACACTGGATGTGGAAAGTCCACTCAAGTGCCACAATACCTATTGGCAGCAGGATTTGGACATATTGCCTGCACTCAGCCCCGCAGGATAGCTTGTATTTCATTAGCCAAGCGGGTTGGGTTTGAAAGCCTAAATCAGTATGGCTCAAAG GTTGGCTATCAAATCCGTTTCGAGAGTAGCCGCTCCCCAGCTACAAAGATTGTCTTCTTGACTGAGGGCCTCCTACTACGTCAAATACAGAAAGACCCTGAGGTCCCTCAGTACCAGGTCCTTATTGTGGATGAGGTTCATGAGCGGCATCTTCATAGTGATTTTTTGCTGGGAGTTTTGCAGCGATTGCTGCCATTGCGTCCTGACCTGAAAGTGATACTTATGTCCGCCACCATCAACATCAAGCTCTTCTCTGGATACTTTGACCAGGCCCCAGTCCTGCAGGTCCCAGGGAGACTTTTTCCTATACAG GTACTCTACCAACCAATTCCTCAGGAAGAGAAAGCCTCGAAGACAGAGAAGCTGGATCCGAGGCCGTACCTTCGAGTACTACAGTCAATTGATCACAAATATCCAGCCGAGGAGAGGGGTGACCTTCTGATCTTCTTGAGTGGGGTGACAGAGATTAGCAGTGTACTCGAGGCAGTGCAGGTCTATGCCACCCAGACTCAGCGCTGGATCGTGCTTCCACTACACAGTACACTTTCCATCGCAGAGCAGGACAAG GTGTTTGACTTGGCTCCACCAGGCGTGAGGAAATGTATAATTTCCACTAATATCGCAGAGACCTCTGTCACCATAGATGGGGTGAGATTTGTCCTGGATTCAG GGAAGGTGAAGGAGATGAGTTTTGATCCCAAAGCCAAAATGCAACGTCTGCAGGAATTCTGGATCAGTCGCGCAAGTGCTGAGCAGAGAAAGGGTCGAGCTGGCAGGACGGGCCCTGGCGTCTGTTACAGGCTCTACGCAGAATCTGATTATGATGCCTTTGCACCGTACCCGGTTCCAGAGATCCAGAGAGTGGCCTTGGATGCTCTGCTCCTGCAG ATGAAAAGTATGGATCTTGGGGATCCCCGCTCCTTCCCATTTATTGAGCAGCCCCCCATGTCCAGCATAGAGACGGCCATTTTCTATTTGCGAGATCAAGGTGCTCTGGACTCAAATGAGGAGCTGACCCCCATTGGAAAGCTGCTGGCCAAGTTGCCTGTAGATGTTGTAATAG GGAAGATGCTGATTTTGGGGTCGCTGTTTACCCTATTGGAGCCAGTGTTGACTATTGCCGCTGCACTTAGTGTGCAGTCCCCATTCCTCCGCAGTGCAACTAATAATCCAGAGTGTGCCACAGCCAGGAAGCCCTTGGAAAGTGATCATGGAGACCCCTTTACGCTGCTAAACGTTTTTAATGAGTGGATACAG ATGAAATCAAGTCGAAGCAGTAACTCCCGGAAATGGTGCCGCCGTAGAGGGTTGGAAGAGCAAAGATTGTACGAGATGGCAAACCTTCGGCGACAATTTAAG GAGCTGCTAAAGGATCACAGGATGCTGGAGGAGAGCGAAGCTCATGTTGGAGACCGTAATAGCCGCCAGCGGCAGCACAGGGAGCGGAAAGAGCTACACCAGCTAAAAAGACAGCATGAACGCTCAGAGAAGCAGAAGCGCAAGGTGCTGAAGTTGCAGGATCAGGATAATGGGTCCTCAAGTGATGGAGAGGAAAGGTCCAACCCAAACAAGGAAGACAATGTAGATATCCAG gaCATAAAGTTTAAGCTGCGCCACAATGTGGATCAACTGCGAGCGTCTAGTGCTGGACAGGAGCTTTCAAGCGCGCAACTATCCCTACTTAAGCTTATTGTGTGTCACGGTCTTTACCCACAGCTCGCAGTGCCTGACAGCTTTAACAGCTGCCGCAAGGACTCTGATCAG GTCTTCCACACAAAGAGTAAACATGGCATAGTCCTTCATCCAACTAGTGTCTTCTCCAGCAATCCTGAGCTTCTACAGGTGGACAGCAACCAAGAAGAAGTAACTCCGGCAG ACTCAAAGAAAAAAGGGCAGAGCAGTAAGCATCAGATTGTGGGATTTGTGTCTCTCCTGGAGACAAACAAGCCGTACCTGGTGAACTGTGTCAGAATGCCAGCTCTGCAT GGTTTCTTACTCTTAGCCCGTTCTTTGGACACGAGTGCTGACTGCTGCCGCATAGTGTGTGATAGCTGGATGGAGATCAATGTGGAAGAACCCGAGGAGGCTCTGCGCTTAATCTCAGAAGCAGTGCGACTGCGGTTGGCTTGGGAGAAGCTGCTGAAGTCCAGATTGGAAATGTCGTCTGGGCGAGAGGACTCTCAGAAGGATGATGAgcggagaaagaggagagaaatCAATTGCCTAGCCCAAAGTTTGGTGGATTTTGTGAAGTCAAAG GTGGTGTACAGCGTGAGGAGGCTGGCTGCATTGGAGACCCAGAATTTGTATGTCGGCCCTCAGACCATGACCTCTGTCCCCTGCTTGCCTGGGGTATTCAGCAACGAGGATATGAAGCCAGACCCTGTGAAAGGAGGTTACCAGGTCACTAGTTTCATGACCTATAATTGCTTGTTG AATGACACAGACTTCTACAGTGACTGTCTACGTTCCTTCTGGACCTGCCCACGCTGTGGTCTCTACATGCCATTCACACCTATGGAGCGAATGGCCCATCAAAACACCTGCGCAGAGGAGAGTAATGCAGGAG AAAGCAGCGATCATGCCAGCAAGGCCACATCAGTGACTCCTCTGCACAAGAGCTATCGCTGTGACATCTGTCAGCAGGACTTGATGTTGACTCCTACAGAAATTCTGCGCCACAAGAGGCAGCATCTTAGCAGTACATGA